The genomic window TGTAGCCCTGCTCCTCGTGTGCGCGCACGCTGTCGAACAGCTCTTCAGTGGTCACGCCCGACGCGTGCCCGTACGCGAGCAGGCCGGTGCGGGAGGCGCCGCCGAGCAGCTGGTACACCGGCATGCCGGCGGCCTTGCCCTTGATGTCCCACAGCGCCATGTCCACCGCGGCGATCGCGGCCATCGTGACCGGTCCTCGTCGCCAGTAGGCAGAGCGGTACAGGAACTGCCAGGTGTCCTCGATGCGGTGCGCGTCGCGGCCCAGCAGCAGCGGCACCACGTGTTCGCTGAGGTAGGCCACCACCGCCAGCTCCCGCCCGTTCAACGTCGCGTCACCGAGGCCTGTCAGTCCGTCGTCGGTGGTGAGCTTCAGTGTCACGAAGTTGCGGTCCGGGCTCGTGACGATGACTTCCGCCCTGTCGATGATCATGTCGGTCTCCTCTTTCGGTCTGTTCGTCGGGGTCAGTCGGCGACGATCACGGATGAGATGAACTCGCGATCGCCCGCGCTCGCCCCGGTCATCAGCCGGTCGAGCAATCCGCCGGCGTCTCCGGCGGGGAAGGCTCCGCGACGGGCGCCCTCGGCCCAGTCCCGGATGACGGCGAGAGCGCCGGCGGCGTCGCGGCCGGCACGACGCTCGGCGGCGAGGACGGGAAGGATCCGCAGTCGCACCTTCGTCGCGGTGTCCACGGCGATCTGGCCGAGGCGGTGCGCGATGCGGCCGTTCTCGAAGCGCTCGACGAGCTCGCGCCGATAGCCCGTGGTCTCGGCCTCCGCGCCGACCGTGCGTTCGGCTTCGTCCCAGAACCGGTCGAGCACCTCGCGGCAGGACGGATCGGCCATGGCGTCCGCGACCGTCTCGTGGCCGCGCAGCAGACCGCGGAACGCCAGCGCCAGGTGCCCCCCGTTGAGCACGAGGAGCTTGCGTCGCTCGAAGGGCGCGATGTCGTCGACGAATCGGGCGCCGGCGTCCTCCCACCGCGGCCGCCCGGCAGGGAAGTCGCCGGCGAGCACCCAGTCCGAGAAGGGCTCGGCCACCACGGCGGCGTCGTCGCGGAAGCCGGTCCACGCCTCGACTGCGCGCAGGTCGTCGTCGGTGGTGTGGGGCGTGATGCGGTCGACGCTCGTGGAGACGAACGAGACCGGCCAGGACGCGGCGTCCCACCCGGCCGCTGCGGCGATGTCCCGGACAGCGCGGCGCATCGTGGCGCCGTTGCCGGGGAGGTTGTCGCAGGGGACGACGGCGATGGGTCCGCCGCCACGAGCGGCCCGCGCGG from Microbacterium sp. ProA8 includes these protein-coding regions:
- a CDS encoding mannitol dehydrogenase family protein, which produces MTPDPLPRLHRDLLVAAGLARPAAPVRIVHLGIGAFHRTHQAWHTSRAGDAADWGIAGFTGRSPRVADQLEAQGGVYTLIERGGDGDRYAFVDSIAEARPASDLARFVELVAHPATAIVTLTITEAGYHLGADGLIDRADPDLAADLAALRDGDPARVRTPVARLTHGLAARAARGGGPIAVVPCDNLPGNGATMRRAVRDIAAAAGWDAASWPVSFVSTSVDRITPHTTDDDLRAVEAWTGFRDDAAVVAEPFSDWVLAGDFPAGRPRWEDAGARFVDDIAPFERRKLLVLNGGHLALAFRGLLRGHETVADAMADPSCREVLDRFWDEAERTVGAEAETTGYRRELVERFENGRIAHRLGQIAVDTATKVRLRILPVLAAERRAGRDAAGALAVIRDWAEGARRGAFPAGDAGGLLDRLMTGASAGDREFISSVIVAD